In Microbulbifer salipaludis, a genomic segment contains:
- a CDS encoding tetratricopeptide repeat protein: MIVSKRLLAGLACLTALLLSACASGPKSASGPVDPMNVSVSGSVNRDFLQAVDYLQGERYPEAIELLQSVVEREQRLSAPYVNLGIAHFKNGDEKHAEESFLEALRAAPFDPVASNELAVLYRHQGRFDEARKTYSDALALHPDHLPLVKNLGILCDLYLQDVHCALAQFERYLKYQPDDRKVAIWVADLKRRTN; this comes from the coding sequence ATGATCGTAAGCAAGCGCCTTCTCGCCGGGTTGGCTTGCCTGACCGCGCTGCTGCTCAGTGCTTGCGCCAGCGGTCCGAAAAGTGCCAGTGGCCCCGTGGACCCCATGAATGTCAGCGTTTCCGGTAGCGTTAATCGCGATTTCCTGCAGGCGGTGGACTACCTGCAGGGTGAGCGCTATCCGGAAGCCATCGAACTGCTGCAGAGTGTGGTCGAGCGCGAGCAGCGCCTGTCGGCCCCGTACGTCAATCTCGGTATTGCCCACTTTAAAAATGGCGATGAAAAACATGCGGAAGAGAGCTTTCTCGAAGCCCTCCGTGCGGCACCGTTCGATCCGGTGGCGAGTAATGAGCTGGCGGTACTCTATCGCCATCAGGGCCGCTTTGACGAAGCGCGCAAAACCTATTCCGACGCGCTGGCGCTGCACCCGGACCATCTGCCGCTGGTGAAAAACCTCGGCATTTTGTGTGACCTGTACCTGCAGGATGTGCACTGCGCGCTGGCACAGTTTGAGCGGTACCTGAAGTATCAACCGGATGATCGCAAGGTTGCCATCTGGGTAGCAGACCTGAAACGGCGGACTAACTGA
- the moaC gene encoding cyclic pyranopterin monophosphate synthase MoaC yields the protein MTLTHLNQQGEASMVDVTDKDITDRSARAQSAVAMSSEAFAQLQAGNNKKGDVLATARIAGIQAAKKTADLIPLCHPLALTKVQVDFTLDPANCTVNIASYCRLAGRTGVEMEALTAASVAALTIYDMCKAVDPAMVIGPIQLQEKTGGKRGHWTPHSTGEGA from the coding sequence ATGACACTCACACACCTCAATCAGCAGGGCGAAGCCAGCATGGTCGATGTCACCGACAAAGACATCACCGACCGCTCCGCGCGCGCCCAGTCTGCCGTCGCCATGTCCAGCGAAGCCTTCGCACAACTGCAGGCCGGCAACAACAAAAAAGGCGATGTGCTCGCCACCGCCCGTATCGCCGGCATCCAGGCCGCCAAGAAAACGGCCGACCTGATTCCCCTGTGCCACCCGCTGGCACTCACCAAAGTGCAGGTGGACTTCACACTGGACCCGGCCAACTGCACCGTGAACATAGCCAGCTACTGCCGCCTCGCCGGCCGCACCGGTGTGGAAATGGAAGCGCTTACCGCCGCCAGCGTGGCCGCCCTCACCATTTACGACATGTGCAAAGCGGTCGACCCCGCGATGGTCATCGGGCCAATCCAACTGCAGGAAAAAACCGGTGGCAAGCGCGGTCACTGGACCCCGCACAGTACGGGGGAGGGCGCGTGA
- the moaD gene encoding molybdopterin converting factor subunit 1, with the protein MIRVLFFASLREQLGRDAIDWEAGQLADVSALRSALAGQDETWRKALSQPQLQVAVNQQLANLQCPVRDGDEVAFFPPVTGG; encoded by the coding sequence GTGATTCGAGTGCTGTTTTTTGCCAGCCTGCGGGAGCAGTTGGGCCGCGATGCCATTGACTGGGAAGCGGGGCAGCTCGCCGATGTCAGTGCATTGCGCAGCGCGCTCGCCGGCCAAGACGAAACCTGGCGCAAGGCGCTGTCGCAGCCGCAGCTGCAGGTCGCGGTCAACCAGCAGCTGGCGAACCTGCAATGTCCCGTGCGCGATGGTGACGAAGTAGCCTTCTTCCCCCCGGTCACCGGAGGCTGA
- a CDS encoding tetratricopeptide repeat protein: MFPRLACAIAGVTLSALTSLHSLSVQAKAPVDPGALHTDALQDLFFGEALFNAYQDNYVDAIIGLDTELKQHRLLDDPERDPFRVHFGQAEFAVGDLELSYRMHREAGRAMQQVLQGNVAQPIKNEAAYRLAKIHYQKQQFANALHALELIQGRVPERVRPQEQFLRARVYMQLGRFEEAVALLEDLKGEKSLQGFVEYNLGIALLRAGETEKGVLVLDGLGRNAGSGTAAQALQDKTNLLLGNQLMKAEEFDRARKYFERVQLSGPFSDQALLGAGWVEANAGRFDRALVPWRMLKQRRATDAAVHEAMLAVPYAYGKLDVHSTAAVNYGEALDLFGEQVDVLTRSITSIREGKLLEALRRKEASQVKNWVVELRKLPGAPETHYLLDLMASNDYQEFLRNYQDLNDLYERNRDWLQSLDAFEDIIALRRNYYEPILPGLDVAFRQVDARIKMRLEQRARLAARIDNLLVNRRPELLAKSDETEARLMLAQIREILAYNPSLSSEETEDRIARLEGILNFRLSREFDDRLTTAYKNLQELDGVIAVLQETYQRYVRTRQAATHSYEGYSDQITSLRAGLNRAQRRIDQLMARQGSMLEQLAIHELDQRRAQLESYQIKARFALADSYDRANELQERREDERKVEEYREQVDQLQQAEPAVNPDGELLPTDNPPELEAPAPEAIQDAADGEGAGDA, encoded by the coding sequence ATGTTCCCCCGTCTGGCCTGCGCAATTGCCGGCGTGACCCTGTCGGCACTGACCTCGCTGCACAGTTTGTCTGTGCAGGCCAAGGCGCCCGTGGATCCGGGTGCGCTGCACACCGATGCACTCCAGGACCTGTTTTTTGGTGAGGCGTTGTTCAACGCTTACCAGGACAACTACGTCGATGCCATTATCGGCCTCGATACCGAGCTGAAGCAGCATCGCCTGCTGGATGATCCCGAACGCGACCCCTTCCGTGTGCACTTCGGGCAGGCGGAATTCGCCGTGGGCGACCTGGAGCTCTCCTACCGGATGCACCGGGAGGCCGGCCGGGCCATGCAGCAGGTGCTGCAGGGCAACGTGGCGCAGCCCATCAAGAACGAAGCGGCCTACCGGCTGGCAAAGATCCACTACCAGAAACAGCAGTTCGCCAACGCGTTGCACGCGCTGGAGCTGATTCAGGGGCGCGTGCCCGAGCGGGTGCGTCCGCAAGAGCAATTTCTGCGCGCGCGGGTGTATATGCAGCTGGGTCGCTTCGAAGAGGCTGTGGCCCTGCTCGAAGACCTGAAAGGGGAAAAATCCCTGCAGGGCTTTGTAGAGTACAACCTGGGCATCGCACTGTTGCGTGCCGGCGAGACCGAGAAGGGTGTGCTGGTGCTGGATGGTCTCGGGCGCAATGCCGGCAGCGGTACTGCCGCGCAGGCGCTGCAGGACAAAACCAATCTGCTGCTCGGCAACCAGCTGATGAAGGCAGAAGAGTTCGATCGCGCGCGTAAGTACTTCGAGCGGGTGCAGCTCTCCGGCCCGTTTTCCGATCAGGCCCTGCTAGGGGCGGGCTGGGTGGAAGCCAATGCGGGGCGCTTTGACCGCGCACTGGTGCCCTGGCGGATGCTCAAGCAGCGCCGTGCCACCGATGCCGCGGTACACGAAGCCATGCTTGCGGTGCCCTACGCCTACGGCAAGCTGGACGTACACAGCACTGCCGCGGTGAACTACGGCGAAGCGCTGGACCTGTTTGGCGAGCAGGTAGATGTGCTCACCCGCTCCATCACCAGCATACGTGAGGGCAAGCTGCTGGAGGCGCTGCGTCGCAAGGAGGCCAGCCAGGTGAAAAACTGGGTGGTGGAGCTGCGCAAGCTGCCGGGGGCGCCGGAAACCCATTACCTGCTGGACCTGATGGCCTCCAACGACTATCAGGAATTTTTGCGCAATTACCAGGACCTGAATGACCTGTACGAGCGCAATCGCGACTGGCTGCAGAGCCTGGATGCGTTCGAAGACATCATTGCCCTGCGCCGCAACTATTACGAGCCGATCCTGCCCGGGCTGGATGTGGCGTTCCGTCAGGTCGATGCGCGCATCAAGATGCGCCTGGAGCAGCGTGCGCGTCTCGCCGCCCGCATCGACAACCTGTTGGTCAACCGCCGACCGGAGTTGCTGGCCAAGAGCGATGAAACCGAGGCGCGCCTGATGCTGGCGCAGATTCGCGAAATCCTTGCCTATAACCCCAGTCTCAGCAGCGAAGAAACCGAGGACCGCATTGCGCGTCTGGAAGGGATTTTGAACTTCCGCCTGTCCCGGGAATTTGATGACCGCCTGACCACCGCATACAAGAACTTGCAGGAACTCGACGGCGTGATTGCCGTATTGCAGGAAACCTACCAGCGCTACGTGCGCACCCGCCAGGCCGCCACCCATAGCTATGAGGGCTATAGCGACCAGATCACCAGCCTGCGCGCGGGCCTCAATCGTGCCCAGCGCCGTATCGATCAGCTGATGGCGCGGCAAGGCAGCATGCTGGAGCAACTGGCTATCCATGAACTGGACCAGCGCCGCGCGCAACTGGAGAGCTACCAGATAAAAGCCCGCTTCGCCCTCGCCGACAGCTACGACCGCGCCAATGAGCTGCAGGAGCGCCGGGAAGACGAGCGCAAGGTAGAGGAATACCGCGAGCAGGTAGATCAGCTGCAGCAGGCCGAGCCCGCGGTGAATCCCGATGGTGAGCTACTGCCCACGGACAATCCGCCGGAGCTGGAAGCGCCCGCGCCGGAAGCCATTCAAGACGCTGCAGACGGAGAGGGTGCCGGTGATGCATAA
- the moaB gene encoding molybdenum cofactor biosynthesis protein B — MSHAPTDPNQKLNIAVLTVSDTRTEENDTSGNYLVEALKADGHNLAAKAIVIDDKYLLRAQVSAWIADPEIQVILTTGGTGFAGRDSTPEALAPLFDKHIDGFGEIFRAVSYEEIGSSTIQSRALAGLANRTLIACLPGSTGACKTGWSKLLKEQLTASHKPCNFVGYLSK, encoded by the coding sequence ATGAGCCACGCCCCCACAGACCCAAACCAAAAACTCAACATCGCAGTCCTGACTGTCTCCGACACCAGAACCGAAGAAAACGACACCTCCGGTAACTACCTCGTCGAAGCGTTAAAGGCAGACGGCCACAACCTCGCCGCCAAAGCCATCGTCATCGACGACAAATACCTACTGCGCGCCCAAGTGTCCGCATGGATCGCCGACCCCGAAATCCAGGTCATTCTCACCACCGGCGGCACCGGCTTCGCCGGCCGCGACTCCACCCCCGAAGCCCTCGCCCCACTGTTCGACAAACACATCGACGGCTTCGGCGAAATCTTCAGGGCCGTCAGCTATGAAGAAATCGGCTCCTCCACCATCCAGTCGCGCGCCCTCGCCGGGCTCGCCAACCGCACCCTCATCGCCTGCCTGCCCGGCTCCACCGGCGCCTGCAAAACCGGCTGGAGCAAACTGCTGAAGGAACAGCTCACTGCCAGCCACAAGCCCTGCAATTTCGTCGGCTATCTGTCCAAATAA
- the pyk gene encoding pyruvate kinase yields MTQIPASQRTANPLRRTKIVATLGPASDKPGVLEKLIASGVDVVRLNFSHGTADDHRRRLQQVRDIADHQGRTVAALGDLQGPKIRIARFRDNQVTLREGESFVLDMALDTNDGDEQRVGCDYKELVNDVAAGDVLLLDDGRVILKVEQVTSRHVLTTVVVGGRLSNNKGINKQGGGLSAAALTDKDRADLKTAIDIGVDYLAVSFPRSASDMREARALLGEAGKHIGLVAKVERAEAVAEDETLDEIIRASEAVMVARGDLGVEIGDAALIGVQKRMIKRARQLNRAVITATQMLETMITAPLPTRAEVFDVANAVLDGTDAVMLSAETAAGDYPVEAVEAMHRLCLGAERERSAQESGHRMHQGFTRIDETISLSAMYAANHLEGVTAIACMTQTGYTPLIASRIRSGLPIVGLAHDPIAQRRMALYRGVISVLFVPGEHEGDRELNQRALDTLRARGIVEPGDQVILIRGDLMQSHGGTNTLKILDVM; encoded by the coding sequence GCTCATCGCCTCCGGCGTGGATGTGGTGCGCCTAAATTTTTCCCACGGCACCGCCGATGACCACCGCCGGCGCCTGCAGCAGGTTCGGGATATTGCCGATCACCAGGGCCGGACCGTGGCGGCACTGGGGGACCTGCAGGGGCCCAAGATCCGTATTGCCCGCTTTCGCGATAACCAGGTCACCCTGCGGGAAGGCGAGTCCTTTGTGCTCGATATGGCGCTGGATACCAACGACGGCGACGAGCAGCGCGTGGGCTGTGATTACAAGGAGCTGGTCAACGATGTGGCCGCCGGCGATGTGCTGCTGCTGGACGACGGGCGCGTAATCCTCAAGGTGGAGCAGGTAACCAGCCGCCATGTGCTGACCACCGTGGTGGTGGGTGGACGGCTCTCCAACAACAAGGGTATCAACAAGCAGGGTGGGGGGCTGTCGGCCGCGGCCCTGACCGACAAAGACCGGGCCGACCTGAAAACCGCCATCGACATCGGCGTGGATTACCTGGCCGTCTCCTTCCCGCGCAGCGCCTCGGATATGCGCGAGGCGCGGGCGCTGCTGGGCGAGGCCGGCAAGCACATCGGCCTGGTAGCCAAGGTGGAGCGCGCCGAAGCCGTGGCGGAAGACGAAACCCTGGATGAGATTATCCGCGCCTCTGAGGCGGTCATGGTGGCCCGTGGGGACCTGGGGGTGGAGATCGGCGATGCCGCGCTTATCGGCGTGCAAAAGCGCATGATCAAGCGCGCCCGCCAGCTCAACCGCGCGGTGATCACCGCCACCCAGATGCTGGAGACCATGATCACCGCCCCCCTGCCCACCCGCGCGGAAGTGTTCGACGTGGCCAACGCGGTGCTCGATGGCACCGATGCGGTCATGCTGTCGGCGGAAACCGCCGCCGGCGATTATCCGGTGGAAGCGGTGGAGGCCATGCACCGGCTGTGCCTTGGTGCCGAGCGCGAGCGCTCCGCACAGGAGTCTGGCCACCGCATGCATCAGGGCTTTACCCGCATCGACGAAACCATCTCCCTGTCCGCCATGTATGCCGCCAACCACCTCGAAGGCGTCACCGCCATTGCCTGCATGACCCAGACCGGCTACACCCCGCTGATTGCCTCCCGCATCCGCTCCGGCCTGCCCATCGTCGGTCTCGCCCACGACCCCATCGCCCAACGACGCATGGCCCTGTATCGTGGGGTCATCTCGGTCCTGTTCGTGCCCGGTGAACATGAGGGTGACCGGGAGCTGAACCAGCGCGCCCTGGATACCCTCAGGGCCCGGGGAATCGTCGAGCCGGGGGATCAGGTCATACTGATTCGCGGCGACCTGATGCAGTCCCACGGCGGCACCAACACCCTGAAAATTCTTGATGTGATGTAA
- the moaA gene encoding GTP 3',8-cyclase MoaA, translating into MKKNNVLEDGYGRRFYYLRLSVTDVCNFRCDYCLPEGYQSVPKAPDLSVAEAATVMRAFAQLGTQKVRLSGGEPSLRKDLPELIQAARQTPGIQRVAVTSNGYKLPSVIDSWHLSGLDQLNISIDSLDDNEFARITGHDCLPKIRAGIDRALALGIQTKVNAVLLSDGAQARLQQFLRWLKTTPVTLRFIELMQTGDNRDYFASNHLRGSDIEQQLIESGWQLLPRAIDAGPAREYVHPDYAGRIGLITPYSKDFCSSCNRLRISAQGKLHLCLFSDAGLDLRETIRTGDADALAEKVRALIGNKEVSHYLQNGNTGGTQNLSIIGG; encoded by the coding sequence ATGAAAAAGAATAACGTCCTGGAAGACGGCTACGGCCGCCGCTTCTACTATTTGCGCCTGTCGGTTACAGACGTCTGCAACTTTCGTTGCGACTACTGCTTGCCCGAGGGCTACCAAAGCGTCCCTAAAGCCCCCGATCTCTCGGTCGCGGAGGCTGCTACTGTCATGCGCGCGTTTGCCCAACTGGGCACCCAAAAGGTGCGCCTCAGTGGCGGCGAACCCTCCCTGCGCAAAGACCTCCCGGAGCTCATTCAGGCCGCCAGGCAAACCCCCGGCATCCAGCGCGTCGCCGTCACCAGCAACGGTTACAAACTCCCCAGCGTCATCGATAGTTGGCACCTAAGCGGCCTCGACCAGCTCAACATCAGCATCGACAGCCTCGACGACAACGAATTCGCCCGCATCACCGGCCACGACTGCCTGCCCAAAATCCGCGCCGGCATTGATCGCGCACTGGCATTGGGCATACAAACCAAAGTGAACGCCGTACTGCTCAGTGATGGTGCGCAGGCCCGCCTGCAGCAGTTCCTCCGCTGGCTCAAAACCACCCCCGTCACCCTGCGCTTTATCGAACTCATGCAGACCGGCGACAACCGCGACTACTTTGCCAGCAACCACCTGCGCGGCAGCGACATCGAGCAACAACTGATCGAGAGCGGCTGGCAACTGCTCCCCAGAGCCATCGACGCCGGCCCCGCCCGCGAATACGTCCACCCGGACTACGCCGGCCGCATCGGCCTGATCACCCCCTACAGCAAAGACTTCTGCAGCAGCTGCAACCGCCTGCGCATCTCCGCCCAGGGCAAACTGCACCTGTGCCTGTTCAGCGATGCCGGCCTCGACCTGCGCGAAACCATCCGTACCGGCGATGCCGATGCACTGGCAGAAAAAGTGCGGGCGCTGATTGGTAACAAAGAAGTGAGCCATTATTTACAAAACGGAAATACCGGTGGAACCCAAAACCTATCCATCATTGGTGGCTAG
- a CDS encoding molybdenum cofactor biosynthesis protein MoaE, which yields MTADISIAVQAEGFDPGAEYNRLRRANFADGATAVFVGNVRDFSPTETGGHQQVSVLELEHYPGMAESALAAIARQAAERWPLGRVRVIHRFGPLRAGDEIVFVGVTSAHRQDALDACGFIMDFLKSRAPFWKKEVNKDGEQGTWVAARSSDEKALKKW from the coding sequence ATGACAGCGGACATCTCCATTGCGGTACAGGCCGAAGGCTTCGACCCCGGGGCGGAATATAACCGGCTGCGGCGCGCAAACTTTGCCGATGGTGCCACCGCCGTGTTCGTGGGCAACGTGCGCGATTTTTCACCAACGGAAACCGGTGGGCATCAACAGGTCTCGGTACTCGAGCTGGAGCACTACCCCGGTATGGCGGAATCCGCACTTGCTGCCATTGCCCGTCAGGCCGCCGAGCGCTGGCCGCTGGGCAGGGTGCGCGTCATCCACCGCTTTGGCCCTTTGCGCGCCGGGGATGAAATCGTATTCGTGGGGGTGACCTCGGCCCACCGCCAGGATGCCCTCGATGCCTGTGGCTTCATCATGGACTTTCTCAAAAGCCGCGCGCCCTTCTGGAAGAAAGAAGTAAACAAAGACGGGGAGCAGGGCACCTGGGTGGCGGCTCGCAGCAGTGACGAGAAAGCGTTGAAGAAATGGTGA
- a CDS encoding tetratricopeptide repeat protein: protein MHNRVWAKTPLSLTINRIAVASVASAALLLSACASNSGKTIGSLKHVDIEIQETRIEGSLEKALASYQKYLQETPETALTPEAIRRIADLKIKQAHRAEAGGYTPSTETRILSEEDVTAAMNTGVQRNVTGTQAALDAPAAAAVAVAPANGNAMALNGVAAGSDESQADFEARATAAVAVDGAAGENVAGESLALEGTLPGDDPDALLAANAREAIALYQKLLVQYPLYERNDQVMYQLSRAYEETGQIEEAVNVLRQLVAKYPASRHLDEAYFRLGEYYFTRKKYLDAEESYGRVIDMGVASSFFELAVYKRGWALFKQDMYEMALDDFVRMLDHKVGQGYDFEQQPNETERKHIEDTFRVISLSFSYLGGAESIVDYFARKGARDYESYVYSHLGEYYLDKRRYQDAAKAYDTFVERNPLHKVAPDFSIRVIEIYQKGGFPRLVLDAKKAFANTYALDAQYWTVFDIQEYAAVVEFLQGNLIDLASHYHAAYQNVKPKDKQFQQKRSEHYAEAIHWYRRYLKSFADQPKAPEINYQLAGLMLENKDYLNAAQEYERTAYQYAVHKDASEAGYAAVFAYREHLKRDLATGSTAQKTAVQKEIIRSSLTFAETFPEHGKAPQILLGAVDDLYKLKSFAETIQNGRLLLEKFPAAEHEIRRSAWLLVAHASFDTEAYTDAEGGYRQALAMTAADSKDRPDLIDNLAGAIYQQGDVARRAEDHLAAAEHFLRIRNAAPGASILATAEYDAAASLIQLQSWVRAADVLKAFRANHPQHELQKEVTKKLAVVYQESGQLLLAAAEFERIERESDIDEVRREALTQAADLYGAAKSYDQALAVLNRYVKLFPNPMEPALETRQRIADIYNSAGNRKAYFSTLEDMVRIEARGGNERNDRTRYLAGSAALLLAEPKFEAFKEIALVAPLERNLNSKRTRMKAAVSAFSDLIDYQVADVTAAATFYLGEIYLHFSRALKDSERPTNLNAMELEEYELALEEQIYPFEERAISVHEKNIDLMAAGIYNRWIGKSIGQLAGLVPARYDRPEDAHNIVMTIVPVAESAQAPTTASAGKAETAVIAEAEETETGEDNG, encoded by the coding sequence ATGCATAACCGAGTCTGGGCGAAAACCCCTCTCAGCCTGACCATCAACCGCATTGCGGTGGCCTCTGTGGCATCGGCTGCGCTGTTGCTGAGTGCGTGCGCCAGCAACAGTGGCAAGACCATTGGCAGCCTGAAGCATGTGGATATCGAAATTCAGGAAACCCGTATCGAGGGTAGCCTGGAAAAAGCCCTCGCCAGCTACCAGAAGTACCTGCAGGAGACGCCGGAAACGGCGTTGACGCCGGAAGCGATTCGCCGTATCGCAGACCTGAAAATCAAGCAGGCACACCGCGCCGAAGCGGGGGGATATACACCCTCCACGGAGACCCGGATTCTGTCTGAAGAGGACGTGACCGCGGCCATGAATACCGGTGTGCAACGCAATGTCACCGGCACACAGGCCGCGCTGGACGCTCCCGCTGCAGCGGCGGTTGCGGTGGCGCCTGCGAACGGCAACGCCATGGCATTGAACGGCGTCGCTGCTGGCAGCGATGAGAGTCAGGCAGATTTTGAGGCCCGCGCTACCGCAGCGGTCGCTGTCGATGGTGCAGCAGGCGAGAATGTGGCTGGCGAGAGTCTGGCTCTGGAAGGCACCCTGCCCGGCGACGATCCGGATGCGCTGCTGGCGGCCAATGCCCGCGAAGCCATTGCCCTGTATCAAAAGCTGCTGGTGCAGTATCCGCTGTATGAGCGCAATGACCAGGTGATGTACCAGCTCTCCCGGGCCTACGAGGAAACCGGCCAAATCGAGGAAGCCGTCAACGTCCTGCGTCAGCTGGTGGCCAAGTACCCGGCCTCGCGCCATCTGGATGAAGCCTATTTCCGGTTGGGTGAATATTATTTCACCCGCAAGAAATATCTGGACGCGGAAGAGTCCTACGGGCGAGTCATCGATATGGGCGTGGCCTCCAGCTTTTTTGAGTTGGCGGTCTACAAGCGTGGCTGGGCACTGTTCAAGCAAGACATGTATGAGATGGCGCTCGACGATTTCGTGCGCATGCTCGACCACAAGGTAGGGCAGGGTTACGACTTCGAGCAGCAGCCCAACGAAACCGAGCGCAAGCACATTGAAGACACCTTCCGTGTGATCAGCCTCAGCTTCTCCTACCTCGGCGGTGCGGAATCCATTGTGGATTACTTTGCCCGCAAGGGCGCGCGGGATTACGAGTCCTATGTGTACAGCCATCTCGGCGAGTACTACCTGGACAAGCGTCGTTATCAGGATGCGGCGAAAGCCTACGATACGTTTGTCGAGCGCAACCCGCTGCACAAGGTCGCGCCGGACTTTTCCATTCGCGTCATTGAAATCTATCAGAAGGGCGGCTTCCCGCGTCTGGTACTGGATGCGAAAAAAGCCTTCGCCAACACCTACGCACTGGACGCGCAATACTGGACGGTATTCGATATCCAGGAGTACGCAGCGGTGGTCGAATTTCTGCAGGGCAACCTGATTGATCTGGCCAGTCACTATCATGCGGCTTACCAGAATGTGAAGCCCAAGGATAAGCAGTTCCAGCAAAAGCGCAGCGAACATTATGCGGAAGCGATCCACTGGTATCGCCGCTACCTGAAGTCCTTTGCCGACCAGCCGAAAGCGCCGGAGATCAATTACCAGCTCGCAGGCCTGATGCTGGAAAACAAGGATTATCTGAACGCCGCCCAGGAATACGAACGCACGGCCTATCAGTACGCGGTGCACAAGGATGCCAGCGAAGCCGGTTACGCCGCGGTATTTGCCTACCGCGAGCACCTCAAGCGCGATCTTGCCACAGGCAGCACCGCACAGAAGACCGCCGTTCAGAAAGAAATCATTCGTTCATCCCTGACCTTTGCGGAAACCTTTCCCGAGCACGGCAAGGCACCGCAAATTCTGTTGGGCGCAGTGGACGACCTGTACAAGCTGAAGAGCTTTGCAGAAACCATTCAGAATGGTCGCCTGTTGCTGGAGAAATTCCCTGCAGCAGAGCATGAAATCCGTCGCTCCGCCTGGCTGCTGGTGGCCCACGCCTCGTTTGATACCGAAGCCTATACGGATGCCGAGGGCGGGTATCGCCAGGCGCTTGCCATGACGGCCGCCGACTCCAAAGACCGCCCGGATCTTATCGACAACCTCGCCGGTGCCATTTACCAGCAGGGTGATGTGGCGCGCCGCGCGGAAGACCATCTGGCGGCGGCGGAGCATTTCCTGCGTATTCGCAACGCCGCACCGGGAGCTTCCATTCTGGCAACGGCAGAGTACGATGCCGCTGCCTCACTGATTCAGTTGCAAAGCTGGGTGCGGGCCGCGGATGTACTCAAGGCTTTCCGCGCGAACCATCCGCAACACGAGCTGCAGAAAGAAGTCACCAAGAAACTCGCGGTGGTGTATCAGGAGAGTGGCCAGCTCCTGTTGGCAGCAGCCGAGTTTGAGCGCATCGAACGCGAATCCGACATCGACGAGGTACGCCGCGAGGCGCTCACCCAGGCAGCCGACCTGTACGGTGCGGCCAAGAGCTACGACCAGGCGCTGGCGGTACTCAACCGTTACGTCAAACTGTTCCCGAACCCGATGGAGCCTGCACTGGAAACCCGGCAACGTATTGCCGATATCTACAACAGTGCCGGCAATCGCAAAGCCTACTTCAGCACACTGGAAGACATGGTGCGCATCGAGGCCCGTGGCGGCAACGAGCGCAATGACCGCACCCGCTACCTGGCGGGCAGCGCGGCGCTGTTGTTGGCCGAGCCCAAGTTCGAGGCGTTCAAGGAAATCGCCCTGGTGGCGCCTCTCGAGCGCAACCTCAACAGCAAGCGTACGCGCATGAAAGCTGCGGTCAGCGCGTTCAGCGACCTGATCGACTACCAGGTGGCCGACGTCACCGCCGCAGCGACCTTCTATCTCGGTGAGATTTACCTGCATTTCAGCCGTGCACTGAAAGACTCCGAACGGCCCACCAACCTGAATGCGATGGAACTCGAAGAGTACGAACTGGCACTGGAAGAACAGATTTACCCGTTCGAAGAACGTGCCATCTCCGTGCACGAGAAAAACATCGACCTGATGGCCGCGGGTATCTACAACCGCTGGATTGGCAAAAGTATCGGCCAGCTAGCCGGCCTGGTACCTGCCCGCTACGACCGTCCGGAAGATGCCCACAACATCGTGATGACCATCGTGCCGGTGGCGGAATCTGCGCAGGCCCCCACGACTGCGAGTGCAGGAAAAGCCGAAACGGCGGTGATTGCCGAAGCGGAAGAAACCGAAACCGGGGAGGACAACGGATGA